The Desulfomonile tiedjei genome includes a region encoding these proteins:
- a CDS encoding glycosyltransferase — translation MKTSLEPFIRELEAKEEQIRLLKRECDERLRLLNQAELRLEEMTGERGGRVALRSWVLAVYRTMLRKRGNHALTMLFRPKLGALKQHEPIQLVLPQHYYQTEPPESHPPISIVTPSLNQAQFLARTIGSVLNQEYSRLEYVIRDGASTDGTKELLEGFSHHALTWESAPDDGQAHAINLGFKKTTGEIMAYLNADDLLLPGCLNYVVRFFDEHPEVDVIYGHRVLIDDQDREIGRWVLPRHDSEVLRWVDYLPQETLFWRRRIWEKIGGSLDITFKYAMDWDLVLRFIKAGAKFVRVPRFLGAFRVHESQKTTAARRAWGEPEVARLRERCHGRPVTSEEALWMIRGYLLRHVVLDLIYRSGILKL, via the coding sequence TTGAAAACCAGCCTTGAGCCTTTCATACGAGAACTTGAAGCCAAAGAAGAGCAGATCCGATTACTGAAGCGGGAATGCGATGAAAGGCTGAGACTCCTCAATCAGGCTGAATTGAGGCTGGAAGAGATGACGGGAGAAAGGGGAGGTCGCGTTGCTCTTCGCAGTTGGGTTTTGGCCGTATACCGCACAATGCTCCGAAAACGAGGGAACCATGCCCTGACAATGCTTTTTCGGCCGAAGTTGGGAGCCCTGAAGCAACACGAGCCTATACAGCTAGTACTGCCTCAACATTACTACCAGACGGAGCCTCCCGAATCACATCCACCCATATCGATAGTGACTCCAAGTTTGAACCAAGCCCAGTTCTTGGCGCGTACCATTGGAAGTGTTCTGAACCAGGAATACTCGCGTCTGGAATATGTGATCCGGGATGGCGCTTCAACAGATGGAACAAAGGAGCTACTGGAGGGGTTCTCTCATCACGCCCTTACCTGGGAATCTGCTCCTGACGACGGCCAAGCTCATGCAATTAATCTGGGCTTCAAAAAAACGACCGGTGAAATAATGGCCTATTTGAATGCCGACGACCTGCTTCTACCAGGGTGCTTGAACTATGTGGTCAGATTCTTCGACGAGCATCCGGAAGTGGATGTGATTTACGGCCATCGTGTCCTAATCGATGATCAAGACCGAGAGATCGGGAGGTGGGTATTGCCTCGGCACGATAGTGAGGTGCTCCGATGGGTTGATTACCTTCCGCAAGAGACATTGTTCTGGAGACGCAGAATATGGGAGAAGATAGGGGGATCGCTGGATATAACCTTTAAATATGCCATGGACTGGGATCTTGTACTCAGATTCATAAAAGCAGGAGCCAAGTTCGTCCGGGTACCTCGGTTTCTGGGAGCCTTTCGGGTCCATGAGAGCCAGAAGACTACCGCAGCCAGGAGGGCTTGGGGAGAACCTGAGGTTGCCAGGCTGCGCGAGCGTTGCCACGGGCGACCGGTAACTTCTGAGGAGGCCCTCTGGATGATTCGCGGGTATCTCCTGCGACACGTGGTTCTTGATCTTATTTATCGCTCCGGGATTTTGAAGCTCTGA
- a CDS encoding radical SAM protein, producing MRPRIDLDMPMKFGAEARIVLRLRDKELVDSRKHFVRFDLYTTYAPSHPERHLGYWDIALHTIKQERIGLLFRDGRLHREGYSGGRGFQRAWKGRLEPRGYCSFHVSLQEHAGRTSVQRESKTWDVLFWQPGMDLPLECIMIPLTQRCNLKCPMCARQNSARLENADVSEDVLAPLLEAAPHYVYAGLQGLGEPLLNPDIFKIAAEFKRRIPSESVLATTTNGMLLTPEASRKLIDLGLNSLVVSLDGASKGVYEDLRPGADFDVVTRNLAYAIEYGRKSGRKRLWFSANFVTHPNNLEEIPSYMKLVHSLGIDAVAFIHMRDMKTGEIHTWDEEKLEALLNEARELGERYGIRVVAPLIRSADDKRCVFMQGVNVWLSGEVVPCLRMEPEGSPWPVKIFGNIRYKPLFDIWNSPEYRTFRNRVLSGDYPEECQECNFCDGRVT from the coding sequence ATGAGACCACGTATTGACCTGGATATGCCCATGAAATTCGGCGCGGAAGCGCGGATTGTTCTGAGATTAAGGGATAAGGAACTGGTGGATTCTCGAAAGCACTTTGTGCGGTTCGATTTGTATACCACGTACGCTCCCTCCCATCCTGAGCGGCACCTTGGATACTGGGATATCGCTCTTCACACAATAAAGCAGGAGCGAATCGGGCTCCTGTTCCGGGATGGTCGGCTGCATCGAGAAGGATATTCCGGGGGGCGGGGCTTCCAGAGGGCATGGAAAGGTCGGTTGGAGCCCCGTGGGTACTGCTCCTTCCATGTTTCCCTGCAGGAACATGCCGGGAGGACTTCCGTACAAAGGGAATCGAAGACCTGGGATGTACTATTCTGGCAGCCTGGGATGGACTTGCCGCTCGAGTGCATCATGATACCCTTGACCCAGCGGTGCAACCTTAAATGCCCCATGTGCGCGCGGCAAAACTCGGCCCGTCTTGAGAACGCCGACGTGTCGGAGGATGTGCTCGCTCCTCTCCTGGAGGCTGCCCCGCACTACGTGTACGCAGGACTCCAAGGCCTGGGTGAGCCGCTCCTGAACCCTGATATCTTTAAGATTGCCGCTGAATTCAAGCGGCGAATACCTTCGGAATCAGTACTTGCCACGACGACCAACGGCATGCTCCTAACCCCCGAGGCATCTCGCAAACTGATTGACCTGGGCCTCAATTCCCTGGTTGTATCGCTCGACGGCGCGAGCAAGGGCGTATATGAAGATTTGCGCCCAGGGGCCGACTTTGACGTAGTAACCCGGAACCTGGCTTACGCAATCGAGTACGGGCGTAAATCCGGGCGAAAACGCCTCTGGTTCTCTGCCAACTTTGTCACGCATCCAAATAACCTAGAGGAAATTCCTTCCTATATGAAGCTTGTGCATAGCCTGGGTATAGACGCAGTCGCGTTTATACACATGAGGGACATGAAAACCGGAGAAATCCACACGTGGGACGAGGAGAAACTTGAGGCTCTTTTGAACGAAGCGCGCGAACTCGGCGAACGGTACGGGATCCGGGTAGTGGCCCCTTTGATCCGTAGCGCCGATGACAAGCGATGCGTTTTCATGCAAGGGGTGAATGTGTGGCTATCAGGAGAGGTGGTTCCTTGCCTGCGAATGGAACCCGAAGGCTCTCCGTGGCCTGTTAAGATCTTTGGCAACATTCGCTATAAGCCGCTTTTTGATATTTGGAACTCGCCCGAGTACAGGACGTTCAGGAATCGAGTTTTGTCCGGGGATTACCCGGAGGAATGTCAGGAATGCAACTTTTGCGACGGCCGAGTGACATAG